Proteins encoded together in one Apus apus isolate bApuApu2 chromosome Z, bApuApu2.pri.cur, whole genome shotgun sequence window:
- the AP3S1 gene encoding AP-3 complex subunit sigma-1 isoform X2: MIKAILIFNNHGKPRLSKFYQRYSEDTQQQIIRETFHLVSKRDENVCNFLEGGLLIGGSDNKLIYRHYATLYFVFCVDSSESELGILDLIQVFVETLDKCFENVCELDLIFHVDKVHNILAEMVMGGMVLETNMNEIVTQIDAQNKLEKSETFIFQSPRQDR, from the exons ATGATCAAAGCCATCCTCATCTTCAACAACCACGGCAAGCCGCGGCTCTCCAAGTTCTACCAGCGCTAC AGTGAAGATACGCAGCAACAAATTATCAGAGAAACTTTCCATTTAGTGTCAAAACGTGATGAAAATGTCTGTAATTTCCTAGAAGGAGGACT ATTAATAGGTGGATCTGATAACAAACTAATTTACCGACACTATGCCACCTTGTATTTTGTCTTCTGTGTGGATTCTTCAGAAAGTGAGCTTGGCATTTTAGACCTCATACAA gtATTTGTGGAAACACTAGACAAATGTTTCGAAAATGTCTGTGAACTGGATTTAATTTTCCATGTAGACAAG gtcCACAATATATTAGCTGAAATGGTCATGGGTGGAATGGTTTTGGAGACCAACATGAATGAAATTGTCACTCAAATTGATGCTCAAAATAAACTGGAGAAATCAGAG ACCTTTATCTTTCAGTCTCCCAGACAGGACAGGTAG